Proteins encoded within one genomic window of Granulicella pectinivorans:
- a CDS encoding glutamine synthetase family protein, protein MSSEFRDFLELSYEELETLNLAAKEQRKKRVDPEVIKEERLAYLIEEKRIKAVTLVFSDLEGRLHMLDYDKKFFVKSYDNLTFDGSSIRGFTAQKESDLRLGIDWTAFYWVPADVFGPGKVLVFAEVIDKNGDFYIGDLRGVLKNFAKEQFEKNGYTLNAANEIEGFLFDGVEAERTFHETGVFEYVNKGGYYHSLPGDPLREFIDTCSEIQRAMGFENEKDHPEVAPSQFEINYTYGDVVTAADQIQLYKLICRQVATQMGMTASFLPKPVTGVNGSGMHTNVSITKNGKNLFYDAKGQETTSKLGWTFIDRILTHGNDICLLLNASVNSYRRLDPHFEAPNQIKASATDRGSMVRIPIGNEKSARVEVRSVGPDANPYMVLYTVFKTGLDGEISKMKNLRQAERYLPDNIYTALEDFRSATWTTALLGEDVKARYADLKQASADRCPRLLGTVVKACEVQFHHEVYNQLLWGQF, encoded by the coding sequence ATGTCGAGCGAATTTCGCGATTTTCTTGAGTTGTCCTACGAAGAACTGGAAACTTTGAACCTGGCGGCCAAGGAACAGCGCAAGAAGCGCGTTGACCCCGAGGTGATCAAGGAAGAGCGTCTGGCGTACCTGATCGAGGAGAAGCGGATCAAGGCCGTGACGCTGGTGTTCTCGGACCTCGAAGGCCGTCTGCACATGCTCGACTACGACAAGAAGTTCTTCGTCAAGAGCTATGACAATCTGACCTTCGACGGCTCGTCCATCCGCGGCTTTACGGCGCAGAAGGAGAGCGATCTCCGCCTCGGGATCGACTGGACCGCGTTCTACTGGGTTCCGGCGGATGTCTTCGGCCCTGGCAAGGTACTGGTGTTCGCTGAGGTCATCGACAAGAACGGCGACTTCTACATCGGCGATCTGCGCGGCGTGCTGAAGAACTTCGCAAAGGAGCAGTTCGAGAAGAACGGCTACACGCTGAACGCCGCCAACGAGATCGAAGGCTTCCTGTTCGACGGCGTCGAAGCCGAACGCACCTTCCACGAAACGGGCGTGTTCGAGTACGTGAACAAGGGTGGCTACTACCACTCGCTGCCTGGCGACCCGCTCCGCGAGTTCATCGATACGTGCTCGGAGATTCAGCGCGCGATGGGTTTCGAAAACGAGAAGGATCACCCGGAAGTCGCTCCCTCGCAGTTCGAGATCAACTACACCTACGGCGATGTGGTGACGGCTGCCGACCAGATTCAGCTCTACAAGCTGATCTGTCGCCAGGTCGCAACCCAGATGGGCATGACGGCCAGCTTCCTGCCGAAGCCGGTGACCGGCGTCAACGGTTCGGGCATGCACACCAACGTGTCGATCACCAAGAACGGCAAGAACCTCTTCTACGATGCAAAGGGCCAGGAGACGACCTCCAAGCTCGGCTGGACGTTCATCGACCGCATCCTGACGCATGGCAACGACATCTGCCTGCTGCTGAATGCCAGCGTGAACTCCTACCGCCGTCTCGATCCGCACTTCGAGGCGCCGAACCAGATCAAGGCTTCGGCCACCGATCGCGGTTCGATGGTTCGTATTCCCATCGGCAACGAGAAGTCGGCGCGCGTCGAGGTTCGTTCGGTTGGACCGGATGCGAACCCGTACATGGTGCTCTACACGGTCTTCAAGACCGGCCTCGACGGCGAGATCTCGAAGATGAAGAATCTGCGCCAGGCAGAGCGGTACCTGCCGGACAACATCTACACGGCGCTCGAGGATTTCCGGAGTGCGACCTGGACGACCGCGCTGCTCGGCGAAGATGTGAAGGCTCGCTACGCGGATCTGAAGCAGGCTTCGGCGGATCGCTGCCCGCGTCTGCTTGGCACCGTCGTGAAGGCCTGCGAAGTTCAGTTCCATCACGAGGTCTACAACCAGCTCCTCTGGGGCCAGTTCTAA
- the mdh gene encoding malate dehydrogenase: MRKKVTIVGAGNVGATAAHWIAAKELADVVLIDVVEGVPQGKALDLLQAMPIEKRDVTIVGTNDYADTANSDIVVITAGIARKPGMSRDDLLNTNFGIMSQVAEKALAASPNAIFIIVSNPLDAMAQTAFKKLGIPRERVIGMAGVLDSARFRTFIADELQVSVENVTAFVLGGHGDTMVPLSRYSTMAGIPITELIAPDRLKELETRTANGGAEIVKHLKTGSAYYAPSAAAVEMVEAILKDKKKILPCAAYLQGEYGISGLYVGVPCKLGAKGLEKIIEIKLTADEQAALQKSADSVKELCTVIGVA, translated from the coding sequence ATGCGCAAGAAGGTCACGATCGTTGGAGCAGGAAATGTAGGGGCTACGGCAGCACACTGGATCGCGGCCAAGGAGCTTGCGGATGTGGTCCTGATCGACGTTGTGGAGGGCGTGCCCCAGGGCAAGGCACTTGATCTGCTGCAGGCCATGCCGATCGAGAAGCGCGATGTCACGATCGTCGGCACGAACGACTATGCGGATACGGCGAACTCGGACATCGTGGTGATTACCGCTGGTATCGCACGCAAGCCGGGCATGAGCCGCGACGACCTGTTGAATACGAACTTTGGCATCATGAGTCAGGTTGCCGAGAAGGCGCTGGCGGCCTCGCCGAACGCCATCTTCATCATCGTCTCGAATCCGCTGGACGCGATGGCGCAGACGGCGTTCAAGAAGCTCGGCATTCCGCGTGAGCGCGTGATCGGCATGGCCGGCGTGCTGGATTCGGCGCGTTTCCGCACCTTCATCGCGGACGAGCTGCAGGTGTCGGTCGAGAACGTCACGGCGTTCGTCCTCGGCGGACACGGCGACACGATGGTTCCCCTGTCGCGCTACTCGACGATGGCCGGCATCCCCATCACGGAGCTGATCGCCCCCGATCGTCTGAAGGAGCTCGAGACCCGCACAGCCAACGGCGGCGCGGAGATCGTGAAGCATCTTAAGACCGGTTCGGCCTACTATGCTCCGTCCGCCGCCGCGGTGGAGATGGTCGAGGCGATCCTTAAGGACAAGAAGAAGATTCTTCCTTGCGCCGCGTATCTTCAGGGCGAGTACGGCATCTCCGGTCTGTACGTCGGCGTGCCCTGTAAGCTGGGCGCGAAGGGCCTCGAGAAGATCATCGAGATCAAGCTCACGGCGGACGAGCAGGCTGCTCTGCAGAAGTCGGCCGACTCGGTCAAGGAACTCTGCACCGTGATTGGTGTCGCGTAG
- a CDS encoding acyltransferase family protein, translating into MEEAANHEVLLPDTKGLELPTVSGEGTFFSIQALRGVAAVLVVALHTTQTMNHHFPGISGPGFSGGAGVDIFFVISGFVMTMSSRTLLRSMHPMRTFLWKRIRRVVPMYWLATTVKLGLLMVVPAAGGLLAQGAWHVAASYLFIPSIGAKGEVLPILIVGWTLNYEMLFYLIVATALGMRLRMVPFVSAVILLLSLIGFVFADRLPVALSLVSPILMEFLYGVLIAQLTARLHARRSSQKIFCYAAIVLAFAVIELSPDENVLRTRILVWGLAALAMVTAAIALEADLRRWIPRWMLELGDSSYSLYLTHTMTLAGIGSLLSHFRGLDRSGYAVEWVFAAALCLLVGELVYRWVELPITHRMKGKKTAVAHA; encoded by the coding sequence TTGGAAGAAGCTGCGAACCATGAGGTCCTCTTGCCGGACACGAAGGGATTGGAACTCCCTACCGTGTCCGGCGAGGGGACCTTTTTCTCGATACAGGCGCTGCGTGGCGTCGCTGCAGTTCTTGTGGTCGCGCTGCACACGACCCAGACGATGAACCATCACTTTCCCGGTATCTCAGGGCCGGGATTTAGCGGTGGCGCGGGAGTCGATATCTTCTTCGTCATCAGCGGATTTGTGATGACGATGTCGTCGCGCACGCTTCTGCGCTCGATGCATCCGATGCGCACTTTCCTCTGGAAAAGGATCAGGCGTGTGGTGCCGATGTACTGGCTGGCCACCACGGTCAAACTTGGACTGCTTATGGTGGTTCCGGCTGCCGGCGGGCTGCTTGCGCAAGGAGCATGGCACGTCGCTGCGTCGTATCTCTTTATCCCGAGTATCGGGGCAAAGGGCGAGGTGTTGCCGATTCTGATTGTTGGCTGGACCCTCAACTACGAGATGCTGTTTTACCTCATCGTGGCGACCGCACTTGGAATGCGCCTCCGCATGGTGCCTTTTGTTTCCGCCGTAATTCTATTGTTGAGTCTGATTGGGTTTGTCTTTGCCGACCGTCTGCCGGTTGCTCTCTCACTCGTCAGTCCCATCCTGATGGAGTTTCTGTACGGTGTGCTTATAGCACAGCTTACTGCGAGACTGCATGCCCGTCGCAGCAGTCAGAAGATCTTCTGTTATGCTGCGATCGTATTGGCCTTCGCGGTAATCGAACTCTCCCCGGATGAGAATGTCCTGAGGACGCGGATCCTGGTCTGGGGGCTGGCTGCTTTGGCGATGGTGACTGCTGCCATCGCTCTTGAGGCTGACCTTCGGCGCTGGATTCCACGATGGATGCTTGAGCTTGGCGACTCTTCGTACTCTCTCTACCTCACCCACACGATGACACTGGCAGGCATCGGGTCCCTCTTGTCCCATTTTCGCGGACTGGACCGCTCTGGCTATGCCGTGGAGTGGGTTTTTGCAGCGGCGCTGTGCCTGCTGGTGGGAGAGCTGGTCTATCGCTGGGTCGAGCTACCGATCACACACCGGATGAAGGGCAAAAAGACGGCTGTAGCCCACGCATAA
- a CDS encoding peptidylprolyl isomerase, whose protein sequence is MPTKPGTYATFKTSEGTIVCELFEADAPLTVANFIGLAEGTKEWTSRSKKGDKLYDGTIFHRVIPQFMIQGGDPEGTGMGGPGYKFADETKGSKHGFQQPGKLAMANAGPNTNGSQFFITVTDTSWLTGKHTIFGEVVEGYDIVEKISKVSRDGMDRPKTPVVLESVTIDRIA, encoded by the coding sequence ATGCCTACCAAGCCCGGCACTTACGCCACCTTCAAAACCAGCGAAGGCACTATCGTCTGCGAACTCTTCGAGGCCGACGCCCCTCTTACCGTTGCCAACTTCATCGGCCTGGCCGAGGGCACCAAGGAGTGGACGAGCCGCTCGAAGAAGGGCGACAAGCTCTATGACGGAACCATCTTCCATCGCGTGATCCCCCAGTTCATGATCCAGGGCGGCGATCCGGAAGGCACCGGCATGGGCGGCCCCGGCTACAAGTTCGCGGACGAGACCAAGGGCTCGAAGCACGGCTTCCAGCAGCCCGGCAAGCTGGCCATGGCGAACGCCGGCCCGAATACCAACGGCTCGCAGTTCTTCATCACCGTCACCGACACGAGCTGGCTGACGGGCAAGCACACCATCTTCGGTGAGGTTGTCGAAGGCTACGACATCGTCGAGAAGATCTCGAAGGTGAGCCGCGACGGTATGGACCGCCCCAAGACCCCGGTGGTGCTTGAGTCGGTCACGATCGATCGCATCGCGTAA
- a CDS encoding peptidylprolyl isomerase, producing MTVRASMTFRLLAALSLASAVSAFSQEKPAPAPANDLPDAPSPTEHVGPPVVPNGPTVVFDTTMGRMTCKFYAREAPLTVSNFIGLATGTKEWIEEETEQKKHTKFFDGTTFHRVIPDFMIQGGDPQATGMGGPGYYFRDEIDPGLNFDVPGRLAMANAGPGTNGSQFFITEVPTPQLNGKHTIFGQCDDDAVQVEKAIARVERNADDKPRVPVVINKVTIVGEGQPLPPLPPQPAAPPQKPAMPPPLPH from the coding sequence ATGACTGTTCGCGCTTCGATGACGTTCCGCCTGCTGGCTGCCCTCTCCCTCGCCAGCGCCGTTTCCGCCTTTTCACAGGAAAAACCGGCTCCGGCACCTGCCAACGATCTTCCCGACGCACCGTCTCCTACCGAGCACGTTGGACCGCCTGTCGTGCCCAATGGCCCAACCGTCGTCTTCGACACCACCATGGGCCGGATGACGTGCAAGTTCTATGCCAGGGAGGCGCCACTGACGGTTTCCAACTTCATCGGCCTTGCAACAGGCACCAAGGAGTGGATCGAAGAGGAGACCGAGCAGAAGAAGCACACGAAGTTCTTCGACGGCACCACCTTCCATCGCGTGATCCCCGATTTCATGATCCAGGGTGGCGATCCGCAGGCGACCGGTATGGGCGGCCCCGGCTACTACTTTCGCGACGAGATCGATCCGGGCCTCAACTTCGACGTGCCTGGACGCCTGGCGATGGCCAACGCGGGCCCGGGCACCAATGGTTCGCAGTTTTTCATCACCGAAGTTCCTACGCCGCAACTCAACGGCAAGCACACCATCTTCGGCCAGTGCGACGATGATGCCGTCCAGGTGGAGAAGGCCATTGCGCGCGTGGAGCGCAATGCAGACGATAAGCCGCGCGTGCCGGTCGTAATCAACAAGGTGACGATCGTCGGCGAAGGCCAGCCACTGCCTCCCCTGCCCCCGCAACCGGCAGCACCGCCGCAGAAGCCGGCGATGCCGCCTCCTTTGCCACACTAA
- a CDS encoding dipeptidase, which yields MSQGLTSEEVHRSAIVLDTHADTPQRFVDERWDFTGPLAGGMLSLETARNGNLAGELFALWVEPTQWQGRFAHRAFSLLDGLLEQIRLHPEAMVLCTTADDVLAAHASGRFAAMVSIEGGHAIEADLGLLRLFYRLGVRAMTLTWSNTNEWADSSGDIDDPAVVHHNGLTDFGREVIAEMNRLGMIVDISHVSDKTFWDVLEVSKAPVIASHSSARALTNSARNLTDEMLVAIAKTDGVAMVNFYPAFIDEDYRLAWSAQRPERQRAHAALEEEYAGRPVPFAASTLIDREHTARLPRAPFSSLIDHFMHMIQVAGVDHVGIGTDFDGIPQPPDGIDSAADLPRITAALLERGVSAEDVHKILGGNFLRVFRAVQAVAQP from the coding sequence TTGAGCCAGGGTCTCACCTCAGAAGAAGTCCACCGCAGCGCCATCGTCCTCGACACCCACGCCGATACACCACAACGCTTTGTGGACGAGCGGTGGGACTTTACCGGGCCGCTCGCCGGCGGCATGCTCTCGCTCGAGACAGCCCGCAACGGCAACCTTGCAGGGGAGCTCTTCGCCCTCTGGGTCGAGCCCACGCAGTGGCAGGGACGCTTCGCCCACCGCGCTTTTTCGCTGCTCGACGGCCTGCTGGAGCAGATTCGCCTCCACCCCGAGGCTATGGTCCTCTGCACTACCGCGGACGACGTTCTGGCCGCACACGCCTCCGGGCGCTTCGCCGCCATGGTCTCCATTGAGGGAGGCCACGCCATTGAGGCCGATCTTGGGCTCCTGCGACTGTTTTATCGCCTCGGCGTCCGGGCCATGACGCTGACCTGGTCCAACACCAACGAATGGGCGGACTCCTCCGGGGATATCGACGACCCTGCCGTCGTCCACCACAATGGACTGACCGACTTCGGCCGCGAGGTGATCGCGGAGATGAACCGCCTCGGCATGATCGTCGATATCTCTCACGTCTCCGACAAGACTTTCTGGGACGTCCTCGAGGTCTCGAAGGCACCGGTCATCGCGTCGCACTCCTCCGCACGGGCACTGACGAACTCCGCCCGCAACCTGACCGACGAGATGCTCGTCGCGATCGCCAAGACGGACGGCGTCGCCATGGTGAACTTCTACCCCGCCTTCATCGACGAGGACTACCGCCTTGCCTGGAGCGCACAGCGCCCCGAACGACAGCGTGCCCACGCGGCGTTGGAGGAGGAGTACGCCGGCCGGCCTGTTCCCTTCGCGGCCTCTACCCTGATCGACCGCGAGCACACCGCGCGGCTTCCGCGGGCTCCCTTTTCGTCGCTGATCGACCACTTCATGCATATGATCCAGGTGGCAGGCGTGGACCACGTCGGCATCGGCACCGACTTCGACGGTATTCCGCAGCCCCCGGACGGCATCGACTCTGCCGCCGATCTGCCGCGCATCACCGCAGCCCTCCTGGAGCGCGGCGTCAGCGCCGAGGACGTCCACAAGATCCTCGGAGGCAATTTCCTCCGCGTATTTCGGGCCGTCCAGGCGGTCGCCCAGCCATAA